GTATTTCAAGACACTCTATAATGACCTCTTTGTTGCATATCCAGACGGCGAGAAGCTCCGCGCTTTCCTGGAAATTATTCTCGCTGACATTGAGCAAAATTTTAATGGTGGAAGCACGTCACCATATTTTCTGTATGGAAATCTCCTTCAATCTTCAAATGCCCTTGCTCAATCCACGGCAGAAAATGCGCTCCAATACACTGACTCAAGAACAAGTCAGTTTGCAGGTATTGCTCTCTCGAAACTAATGAGTAATGACCACGCTTACGGATTAAATATCGCTCGAAAGTTCATTAAAACAGAATTGCCTGAGCTTTGTGCGGCTGTGGGGCAAGCATACAGATCAATAAACCTGAAAGATGATGGGTATACAGAAGAAGATTTGGCACTTCTTCGAGACGTTCTCTCATCTAAAGACCGATGGGTTGTTATTAACGGGATTGAGGCTGTCAGAAATATAGCTCAGAACAACAAAAAACTTGCCATTGAACTACTCAAATACGTTGATATTGGCCTTTCAAGCCAAGTTGCCAACGACGTTCTTAATCTGTTTCATCGCGACGAATTGATCTCATTTCAATTGCTCTCAGAGAAGGACGTTAAGTATTTTATTGAGAAATTGATGCCGATACCGGAACTAGACGAATACTGGATCGGAATATTTTTATCAAATGTGTCTAGGCATCACGCACAAATTGCTTCAGCGTTCTTCATGGCTCGGGTTGAACATGCAGCAAATATAGATGATTGGCACTATCGGCCCTGTAATCATGGCCCACACCTTCATGTGCCTCTTCGCTTTCGGGAGTCAGCAGATTATTATTTGCTTTTTCCACAAGTTGTTCAGTGGATGAAGACCAACTTTGACAAAAATCATCAATTCAAGCATGGTTCCTGTGAGCTATTTAATATGATGTACAGTCCGTTGGATGGCGATTCACTTGGGTTAATCCAAGACTGGATTGATGTTAGCACTCCTGACGATATACGAATCATCTCTCAAATTCTTAGCGAAAGTCATTCGAACTTTGTCTTTGAGCAGAGGGTTTTTGTTAATCGGTTTTTAGACAAGGCCAAGCAACATGGGAAAGAATTGCTTGACAATGCGGTAAGCGCATTATACAGCTCAGCGACAACCGGTTTGAAGAGGGGTTGCCCTGGGGAGCCGTTTCCCGAAGATATTTTGATGCGTGATGAAGCTGAGAAAGCACTTCAAGAAATTCCAAGGTTTGCGCCAGCATATCGCCTGTATGAATCACTAAAGAAACATGCAGAGACTGATATTAATCGCTCAATCAAGGAAGCTGAGGCGTTTGAGGATGAATACATTTGACTGATCGATCATGTTTCGTTCTTTGTCAATGACAGGTATCGGGAAGCTTAAATCCATATCCGAATGTCTCTGAAGGGTCGGTTGGACACAGTGACGAATGGCCGCTTTCAGGTATCGGAATTCAATGACAGCCAATGCTGAACAGGTTGAGGGTGTAAGAATTTTTGTGTAAACGGCCATTAGGCAGGAAACTGCCATTCCTTGAAAGGAGAAAAAATGACCGTGTCAAAATCCATCCCTACCAAGTTGCTCGATTCCTTGCTGTCGGGTTTGCCCATCTTGACCAGAGCCACGGCGATCATATTGGTAAAGCGCCAGGCGAATTCCCGAAACGCCGCCGAGTTGCCGGTGCTGGGTAAGGGGTTGGTCAAGCGGGTGGCGACTTCGGTAATGGGGGAGAAATTGCCGATGGCATTATAGCGGCATGAAATCTCCGGATAGCCCAAATGAAAAAGATACAGATCCTGACTGCGGCCGGCGCGTTTGGCTTCTGCGACCATGCGTTTCATCAGATCGGCATCGCCTTTCGGATCGAACACAATCACGGTATCGCCACGGGCAATATCCTGCGTGATCAAGAGTTCGGCCAGCCGGGTTTTACCGACCCGGGTGGTGCCCAACACCAGGGTATGTCCGACCCGTTCGCGTAAATCCATGCTCACCGCTTGCTCTTTCAGCTCAACCGCATGAATCTGCGGTTTGCCGCCGACCGGCGGTAACGGTGCCACCGGGTTCCACCAGGCCGGGCTTTGCATCAGCTTGACCAATGGCTGCAACATTGGCGACGATTCCCAGCGGCGCTCCAAGCGCCGGGCTAGTTGAAAGGCAAAGGACGGCTCGATATAGCATCTAACTTTAGGATGCAGCGTATCGCGTAAGCGCTGGCTGTGTTTTTGCTGCCACTCCTAACCTTCGCTGGGCATTCCGACGCTGTTTACGCCGCCGCACTTTCTTGTGATGCGCGCTTTGCCTTTTGCATATTCTGGCCCAAGTTGAACACTCATTCTGGCGCAATCTGAACACCTATTCTGAATCAAGGTGAACAGTGATTCTGATTTCAAGCTGAACACTTTTTTGGATTTTCCAGAATCGGTGTTCAACATGCCAGAATAGCTGTTCAAGTTGCCAGAATCCCGCCTAACGCATTGTTTATTCAATCAGACTATCCTTCCCGCCTATTTTGGAAAGGATATGTCAGCAAAGAGAACAAGCATGCGAAATTTAAGAGAAGTTCTTAGGCTGAGCTACAGCGCCGGATTAAGCATCCGGAAAATCAGTGCCAGTACCAAAATCAGTGTCGGCAGCATTCAAAACATCTTAAAAATGGCCGAGCAATTAAAGCTTGCTTGGCCACTGCCGCACGATTGGGACGATCAAACCTTAGCCCTGAAGTTTTATCCCCGTTCGGATGCCAAGCCGTCATCCAAATACCAGGAGCCGGTATGGTCAGAACTCCATCTGGAGTTGAAGAAAAAGGGTGTCACCAAACAATTACTTTGGGAAGAATATACTCAGCAGTATCCGAACCGGTGCTATAGCTACTCGCAGTTCTGCGCCCGCTACGCCGATTGGTTGAAGAAGCAAAAACGGTCGATGCGGCAAACCCATCGTGCCGGCGAAAAGTTGTTTATCGATTATGCCGGGCCCACGATACCGGTGGTGTGCGCAGCCAGCGGCGAAATCCGCACCGCGCAAATCTTTGTGGCGGTGTTGGGTGCATCCAGTTACACCTATGCCGAGGCCACTTTGAGTCAGAGCCTGGCGGATTGGTTGGGCAGCCATGTGCGCGCCTTTGAGTTCTTTGGCGGAACCCCGGTGATGCTGATTCCCGACAATTTAAAGAGCGGGGTCAATAAAGCCTGTCGTTACGAGCCTGAACTCAATCCCAGCTATCAACAACTGGCCGCTCATTACGGGGTGGCCGTGGTGCCTGCCCGGCCCTATAAACCCAAAGACAAGGCCAAAGCCGAGATTGGCGTTCAGGTGGTGGAGCGCTGGATCATGGCCAAACTCCGCCATCAGACCTTCTTCTCTCTGGCAGAGCTGAATCAGTGTATCCGTGCCTTACTGATGGATTTGAATCAAAAGCCTTTCAAGCAATGGCCCGGCAACCGTCGGCAATGGTTCGAAAAACTGGATCAACCGGCGCTGTCGCCCTTGCCCAAGTATGCTTATCAGTACACCGACATCAAAGCCGCCCGTGTGAATATCGACTACC
This sequence is a window from Methylomonas methanica MC09. Protein-coding genes within it:
- the istA gene encoding IS21 family transposase, with the translated sequence MSAKRTSMRNLREVLRLSYSAGLSIRKISASTKISVGSIQNILKMAEQLKLAWPLPHDWDDQTLALKFYPRSDAKPSSKYQEPVWSELHLELKKKGVTKQLLWEEYTQQYPNRCYSYSQFCARYADWLKKQKRSMRQTHRAGEKLFIDYAGPTIPVVCAASGEIRTAQIFVAVLGASSYTYAEATLSQSLADWLGSHVRAFEFFGGTPVMLIPDNLKSGVNKACRYEPELNPSYQQLAAHYGVAVVPARPYKPKDKAKAEIGVQVVERWIMAKLRHQTFFSLAELNQCIRALLMDLNQKPFKQWPGNRRQWFEKLDQPALSPLPKYAYQYTDIKAARVNIDYHIIYDQHLYSVPHPCVGEQVELHAGDPLIEIYFQGKRIASHVRKFYPGTTTDPGHMPERHARHQQWTPGRLMNWAQAIGPDVLQWVKAQLQRKAHPEQAYRVCLGLLSLSRTYPAERLNQACALANQQALFKLKNVKTILQSNLDKLPSSVPVQSSLLPQDHENIRGAHSFH
- a CDS encoding type IV secretion system DNA-binding domain-containing protein, with translation MLQPLVKLMQSPAWWNPVAPLPPVGGKPQIHAVELKEQAVSMDLRERVGHTLVLGTTRVGKTRLAELLITQDIARGDTVIVFDPKGDADLMKRMVAEAKRAGRSQDLYLFHLGYPEISCRYNAIGNFSPITEVATRLTNPLPSTGNSAAFREFAWRFTNMIAVALVKMGKPDSKESSNLVGMDFDTVIFSPFKEWQFPA